Proteins encoded within one genomic window of Acidobacteriota bacterium:
- a CDS encoding mobile mystery protein B, with protein sequence MSPFPIDYPPGATPLDPNEAEGLISDYITTQGELNTLERENITEATNWAESRQPSDILTATFTLNVHKRMLNRVWKWAGKPRRSNKNIGVFKENISTELANLLADTKYWIEHGTYGWDEIGARFHHRLVSIHVFVNGNGRHARIMTNILLSSNRQEPCSWGMRTHTGALEVGGALRDEYISALKRADQGDYDALIRFVRS encoded by the coding sequence GTGAGCCCGTTCCCAATTGACTATCCCCCTGGCGCCACGCCTCTGGATCCGAACGAGGCGGAGGGCCTCATTTCCGACTACATCACGACACAGGGCGAACTGAATACGCTCGAGCGCGAGAACATCACCGAAGCTACGAACTGGGCTGAAAGCAGACAGCCCTCGGACATCCTCACGGCGACGTTTACTCTCAACGTTCACAAACGGATGTTGAATCGTGTGTGGAAGTGGGCCGGAAAGCCGAGAAGGTCGAACAAGAACATTGGAGTGTTCAAGGAGAACATCTCGACCGAGCTAGCCAACTTGTTGGCCGACACGAAATATTGGATTGAGCATGGAACCTACGGTTGGGATGAGATTGGCGCGCGATTCCATCATCGACTGGTTTCGATTCACGTATTTGTGAACGGCAATGGTCGGCATGCTCGCATCATGACGAACATTCTCCTCAGTTCAAATAGGCAAGAACCCTGCTCTTGGGGGATGAGAACCCACACCGGAGCACTTGAGGTGGGGGGTGCCTTGAGAGACGAATACATTTCAGCTCTCAAAAGGGCCGACCAAGGTGACTACGATGCGTTGATACGATTCGTGCGGAGCTGA